Proteins encoded within one genomic window of Stigmatopora argus isolate UIUO_Sarg chromosome 21, RoL_Sarg_1.0, whole genome shotgun sequence:
- the LOC144067390 gene encoding guanine nucleotide-binding protein G(I)/G(S)/G(T) subunit beta-3-like has translation MASEKAEIDALKKECDGLRAKIEAARKAANDTTMSAAAGSVASVGRVQLKQRKTLKGHLAKIYAMHWSADSRSMVSASQDGKLLVWDTFTGNKLVAVPLKSAWVMSVAFAPSGNLVASGGLDNMCTVYNIKAASPKTLRELDAHTGYLSCSRFLNDTEILTASGDTTCCLWDLETGKQKIIYTNHIGDCMSLALSPDMNMFISGACDSLAKLWDIRDGSCKQTFIGHTSDINAIAFFPSGNAVITGSDDCSCKMYDLRADQEVIGYQDTSLNAGVTSLAVSNSGRLIFAGYDDFNCHIWDSLKGERVGVLSGHDNRVSCTGVPEDGMGVCTGSWDSTLKLWN, from the exons ATGGCCTCCGAGAAAGCCGAAATAGACGCCTTGAAAAAGGAGTGCGATGGACTCCGGGCCAAGATCGAG GCGGCGCGTAAGGCCGCCAACGACACCACCatgtcggcggcggcgggcagCGTGGCTTCGGTGGGGCGCGTCCAGCTCAAGCAGAGGAAGACGCTCAAAGGTCATCTTGCTAAAATTTACGCCATGCACTGGTCGGCCGACTCCAG GTCAATGGTGAGCGCGTCGCAGGATGGCAAACTTCTGGTGTGGGACACTTTTACGGGGAACAAG TTGGTGGCCGTCCCTCTGAAGTCGGCGTGGGTGATGAGTGTGGCGTTCGCGCCGTCCGGCAACCTGGTGGCCAGCGGGGGTTTGGACAACATGTGCACCGTCTACAACATCAAGGCGGCCAGCCCTAAGACCCTCAGAGAACTGGACGCCCACACAG GTTACCTGTCGTGCTCCCGTTTCTTGAACGACACGGAGATCCTGACGGCGTCCGGCGACACCACTTG CTGCCTGTGGGACCTGGAGACGGGCAAGCAGAAGATCATCTATACCAATCACATCGGGGACTGCATGTCTCTGGCCCTGTCCCCCGACATGAACATGTTCATCTCGGGGGCCTGCGACTCGCTGGCCAAGCTGTGGGACATCCGGGATGGCTCGTGCAAGCAGACCTTCATCGGGCACACCAGCGACATCAACGCCATCGCT TTTTTCCCGAGCGGCAACGCCGTCATCACGGGATCGGACGACTGCAGCTGCAAGATGTATGACCTGCGCGCCGACCAGGAGGTCATCGGTTACCAGGACACCAGCCTGAACGCCGGCGTCACGTCCCTGGCGGTGTCCAACTCGGGCCGCCTCATCTTCGCCGGCTACGACGACTTCAACTGCCACATCTGGGATTCGCTCAAGGGCGAGAGAGTTG GCGTCCTGTCAGGCCACGACAACCGCGTGAGCTGCACCGGCGTCCCCGAGGACGGCATGGGCGTCTGCACGGGATCGTGGGACAGCACCCTCAAACTGTGGAACTGA